The DNA window CATGTGAATTGTcttctaatatatatattctgttcctaatcttctatttaaatggttcatattttgttatactttgttaagctttttttttttactgtattagctgacaataacttgatattttcaggtggaatttcatttcattctcactgtgctatatcattttccactttgttaatagtctgtttattgtcaatactgtatatactgctcctactttttattcttccttctatttaaatggttcatattttgttacactctttttctttttactgtgttagctgatgcagcttgttttttgcactatcccctttgctgctgtacactgcaaatttccccactgcgggactaataaaggaatatcttgtCTTGTTTTGATAAATCTTCTTCTATATATCAGGATATCTGATTAAAATTTAAGTTAAACACTGACTTTCACTGGTTACCACTAAATAATCACTTTGTGTTTGAGCAACAATGCAGGTGAAGTAATACAAAATGTCTGTTTGTCCCTTGCAGATATGCAATATGGTGGCTGTATTGGAGGTAATTACCTGTCTTGAAAAGTATCCTATCACCAAAGAAGCACTTGAGGTAAGATTTTTATGTGAGCTACTACTTTATGTAGAAATGATGTTGCTCAGTTTGTTTCTAACTCTCACACATTATTTTATGCAGGATACTCGACTAGGAAAATTGATCAATGATGTAAGGAAGAAGACCAAGAATGAAGACCTTGCGAAGCGTGCTAAGAAACTCTTAAGGACCTGGCAAAAGCTGATTGAGCCTGGGCCGGCTGTGGCTGCCAGCGCCCCTGGGTCCACCAATGGCAGTTCTCATCCCTGCAGAACAGATGCCTCTCCTCCTGACATGTCTGTGTCAGGGAAGGGTGTCCCTGAAGTCAAAATCAGAAACGATGTTCACAACACATACTCGCCAAAAGCTGAGAAATCCGGCAGCCGCAAACGGCGAGCAGAGCTCAGAGACAGTGGAGTGCACTTACCAGAAAAAATCTCCAAGATGTCTTCGTTTGATAACTCTGTTTCCCCACCACCCACCAATGGGATTGCAGGCAGTCCTGATGCCCTGCCTGACCAGCAAGTCGTCCCGTCTCCTGACCGATCTCGGATAGAGCACCTTGATAATGATAAAATCAACAGAATTCCGGTTAATGCCGTCAAGCCTCGCCCCAGCTCCCCTGGAGTGGCCAAACCACCTAGCACTTCCTCTATGATCAAGGTTGCTGTGATGCAGCAACAGACCAGATtggatgaaggaggaggaggggggtacTATCAAGCCAAAAGTCCCCGTGGCCTCACCACCAGTCCAAGGAGCATGAAGCAAGACACAGTGACCAAGCGCTCTTCAGCATATGCACCGAAAGCAACACCTATCCCAAGCCCTTCCTCTAGAGATTCCCCGTTGTCTTTGTCCCAGCCTGTATCCAATCCAGCCCAAACATCTTACGCTGACAAGCTGCCACATTCTTCTCAAAGGTCTTCAATGCACTGGGCCAGTTCGTCAGAAGTCCCCTCTCATTGCCCACCACAAGACATATCTTCAACACTGGAATCCCCATCAGTCTCCCCTTCACCCTCTCACCCCAAACACAACTCAAAACAACACAGACCGACATCTGAGGTAGCCACGTCTGTGTCTGATGACACTGACGGGACAAAGGTTCCCAGGAAGTACAGGCCAAGAGACTACTCTGTCAACCTAGATGGCCAGAAAATAGAGGACACGACTAAACCTGTACGATTAAAAGAACGCAGATTAACATTTGACCCTGTCACTGGTCAGATCAAACCTCTGGTACATAAAGAACCTTCTCAAACAGAGGAAGCCCCCACTCCTGACCCCGCTGAGTCTAGGCAGAGAACTGAAAGCACTGTACAACAGCCTGCTGTCCCAGCCCTAACCCCAGTTCCAGCCCCAATCCCAGCCCTGGCCCCAGCCCCAGCCCCAGTCCCAGGTCCCAGCCCTAACCCTTTCCACCAAACAAACTGGAAGGAGCTGTCCAGAAATGAAATCATCCAGTCCTACTTGAACCTTCAGAGTAATGTGCTCACCTCCTCTGGGGTCCAGGCCCCTAGTGCACACTTTTTCATGTCTCAGTATCTGAAAAGGGAAGAACAGGAGATCAAGGACTCGCGGAAGATACATGTTCTGCAGACGGACAGCTCAGTAGGGGATTTACCGGGCTTGAGCCGGGAGGTGACAGACGGGGACCTGGACAGGGTACACACACAGCATTGGCCGGGGGTGAACGGTTGTTATGACACCAAGGGCACCTGGTATGATTGGACAGAGTGCATATCATTGGACCCTCATGGGGATGAAAGCAAATTGAACATCCTGCCATATGTTTGCCTAGACTGAGGGGTTTGGGAAGGTTGCTGTCCTTTTCCACTCCTTTCCTTGTCTCCCCGCAGAGACAAGATactttgtgattttgtttgtCCACTGTGAGTTCGGCAAAAGCCAGGCCTGCTAAACTCCCGCCCCCAT is part of the Sebastes umbrosus isolate fSebUmb1 chromosome 12, fSebUmb1.pri, whole genome shotgun sequence genome and encodes:
- the crsp7 gene encoding mediator of RNA polymerase II transcription subunit 26 isoform X2; protein product: MTTTVSASPQQMRDRLLQAVDSNSNICNMVAVLEVITCLEKYPITKEALEDTRLGKLINDVRKKTKNEDLAKRAKKLLRTWQKLIEPGPAVAASAPGSTNGSSHPCRTDASPPDMSVSGKGVPEVKIRNDVHNTYSPKAEKSGSRKRRAELRDSGVHLPEKISKMSSFDNSVSPPPTNGIAGSPDALPDQQVVPSPDRSRIEHLDNDKINRIPVNAVKPRPSSPGVAKPPSTSSMIKVAVMQQQTRLDEGGGGGYYQAKSPRGLTTSPRSMKQDTVTKRSSAYAPKATPIPSPSSRDSPLSLSQPVSNPAQTSYADKLPHSSQRSSMHWASSSEVPSHCPPQDISSTLESPSVSPSPSHPKHNSKQHRPTSEVATSVSDDTDGTKVPRKYRPRDYSVNLDGQKIEDTTKPVRLKERRLTFDPVTGQIKPLVHKEPSQTEEAPTPDPAESRQRTESTVQQPAVPALTPVPAPIPALAPAPAPVPGPSPNPFHQTNWKELSRNEIIQSYLNLQSNVLTSSGVQAPSAHFFMSQYLKREEQEIKDSRKIHVLQTDSSVGDLPGLSREVTDGDLDRVHTQHWPGVNGCYDTKGTWYDWTECISLDPHGDESKLNILPYVCLD
- the crsp7 gene encoding mediator of RNA polymerase II transcription subunit 26 isoform X1; this encodes MVAVLEVITCLEKYPITKEALEDTRLGKLINDVRKKTKNEDLAKRAKKLLRTWQKLIEPGPAVAASAPGSTNGSSHPCRTDASPPDMSVSGKGVPEVKIRNDVHNTYSPKAEKSGSRKRRAELRDSGVHLPEKISKMSSFDNSVSPPPTNGIAGSPDALPDQQVVPSPDRSRIEHLDNDKINRIPVNAVKPRPSSPGVAKPPSTSSMIKVAVMQQQTRLDEGGGGGYYQAKSPRGLTTSPRSMKQDTVTKRSSAYAPKATPIPSPSSRDSPLSLSQPVSNPAQTSYADKLPHSSQRSSMHWASSSEVPSHCPPQDISSTLESPSVSPSPSHPKHNSKQHRPTSEVATSVSDDTDGTKVPRKYRPRDYSVNLDGQKIEDTTKPVRLKERRLTFDPVTGQIKPLVHKEPSQTEEAPTPDPAESRQRTESTVQQPAVPALTPVPAPIPALAPAPAPVPGPSPNPFHQTNWKELSRNEIIQSYLNLQSNVLTSSGVQAPSAHFFMSQYLKREEQEIKDSRKIHVLQTDSSVGDLPGLSREVTDGDLDRVHTQHWPGVNGCYDTKGTWYDWTECISLDPHGDESKLNILPYVCLD